One genomic window of Rhodothermus sp. includes the following:
- the trxA gene encoding thioredoxin — translation MQGTNAAVYEVANFQRDVLDASHRIPVLVDFWAPWCGPCQILGPVLERLAQKYAGKWKLVKVNTDEHPELAMQYGIRGIPAVKLFVNGEVVGEFVGALPEYAIEQWLAEVLPDENRAQLEQIEQLLDEGKHAEAELLLRKLLATDPDNDKARVLLARIRVFDDPDEAERLLENLDLAEATYLQQIESIRTLIRLLRQKNHPETLPEGTGRELYRQAIEALARKDFNTTIERLIDVLRKDRYYDDDGARKAGVALFTLLGAHHPVTQRWRRTFDMWLY, via the coding sequence ATGCAAGGTACGAACGCCGCTGTTTATGAGGTAGCGAATTTTCAGCGTGATGTTCTGGACGCCAGCCACCGTATCCCTGTCCTGGTAGATTTCTGGGCTCCCTGGTGCGGTCCCTGTCAGATCCTGGGTCCCGTGCTGGAGCGCCTGGCCCAGAAATATGCCGGCAAGTGGAAACTGGTCAAGGTCAACACCGACGAACATCCTGAGCTGGCCATGCAATACGGCATCCGTGGCATTCCGGCGGTCAAGTTGTTTGTGAACGGGGAAGTCGTAGGCGAATTCGTAGGCGCCCTACCGGAATACGCGATCGAACAATGGCTGGCCGAAGTGTTGCCCGATGAAAATCGGGCCCAACTGGAGCAGATCGAGCAGTTGTTGGACGAAGGGAAACACGCCGAAGCAGAACTGCTGCTCCGCAAGCTGCTGGCGACTGACCCCGACAATGATAAAGCTCGAGTATTGCTGGCCCGCATTCGGGTATTCGATGATCCGGACGAAGCGGAGCGCCTGCTGGAAAACCTCGACCTTGCCGAAGCCACCTACCTGCAACAGATCGAAAGCATTCGCACGCTGATCCGGTTGCTTCGCCAAAAGAATCATCCGGAAACCCTTCCCGAAGGGACAGGCCGTGAGCTATACCGGCAAGCGATTGAGGCACTGGCCCGTAAGGACTTTAATACAACCATAGAACGACTGATCGACGTGCTTCGAAAAGATCGCTATTACGACGACGATGGAGCCCGCAAAGCCGGCGTGGCTCTCTTTACGTTGCTCGGTGCGCACCATCCGGTCACCCAACGCTGGCGCCGCACGT